One segment of Candidatus Angelobacter sp. DNA contains the following:
- a CDS encoding thiazole synthase: MSFANRPLIIAGHEFKSRLILGTGKFSSPEKMREALDASGAEMVTVALRRADLSGKHDPFANILDFLDPKRYVILPNTSGAMNAEEAVRLARLARAAGLPNWVKLEIHPDPRYLLPDPIETLRAAEILVKEGFVVLPYINADPVLAKRLQDAGTATVMPLGSPIGSNRGIQSRDQIRIIIEQATVPVVVDAGIGAPSHAAEAMEMGADAVLVNTAIAVANDPIAMGRAFAKAIEAGRTAFEIGLGAQLDTASATSPLTAFLDQP; encoded by the coding sequence ATGTCTTTCGCAAACCGCCCATTGATCATCGCCGGGCACGAATTCAAATCGCGGCTCATCCTCGGCACGGGAAAGTTCTCTTCGCCGGAAAAAATGCGCGAAGCGCTCGACGCCAGCGGTGCGGAGATGGTTACCGTGGCCTTGCGCCGGGCGGACCTGAGCGGGAAACACGATCCGTTCGCCAACATTCTCGATTTCCTTGACCCGAAGCGGTACGTGATCCTGCCCAACACCAGCGGGGCGATGAACGCGGAGGAAGCGGTGCGCCTGGCGCGGCTCGCCCGCGCCGCGGGGCTGCCCAACTGGGTGAAGTTGGAAATCCATCCGGACCCGCGCTACCTGCTGCCTGATCCAATCGAGACGCTCAGGGCTGCCGAGATTCTCGTGAAGGAAGGGTTCGTCGTCCTGCCTTACATCAATGCCGACCCGGTGCTGGCCAAACGTCTGCAGGATGCCGGCACCGCCACGGTCATGCCGCTCGGCTCGCCCATCGGCTCGAATCGCGGCATCCAGTCCCGCGACCAGATTCGCATCATCATCGAACAGGCCACCGTGCCGGTGGTCGTCGATGCGGGCATAGGCGCACCGAGCCACGCCGCCGAAGCGATGGAGATGGGCGCTGACGCCGTGCTGGTGAACACAGCCATCGCGGTGGCGAATGATCCGATCGCCATGGGCCGGGCATTTGCCAAAGCGATTGAGGCTGGACGCACAGCTTTTGAAATCGGTCTGGGCGCGCAGCTCGATACCGCGAGCGCGACCAGCCCGCTGACGGCATTTTTGGATCAACCATGA